Proteins from one Apis cerana isolate GH-2021 linkage group LG11, AcerK_1.0, whole genome shotgun sequence genomic window:
- the LOC107995923 gene encoding calcineurin subunit B type 2: MGNESSLPMELCSNFDVDEIRRLGKRFRKLDLDNSGALSIDEFMSLPELQQNPLVQRVIDIFDADGNGEVDFKEFIHGVSQFSVKGDKESKLRFAFRIYDMDNDGFISNGELFQVLKMMVGNNLKDTQLQQIVDKTILFADKDEDGKISFEEFCSVVGNTDIHKKMVVDV; the protein is encoded by the exons atg gGTAATGAAAGCTCGTTGCCTATGGAACTATGTTCCAATT tTGATGTTGATGAAATTAGAAGATTAGGAAAACGATTTCGGAAGTTAGATTTAGATAATAGTGGTGCTTTAAGCATTGATGAGTTTATGTCATTGCCAGAATTACAACAAAATCCTTTAGTACAACgtgttatagatatatttgatGCTGATGGAAATGGAGAGGtagattttaaagaatttattcatGGTGTTTCTCAATTCAGTGTTaag ggAGATAAAGAAAGTAAATTAAGATTTGCGTTTAGAATTTATGATATGGATAATGATGGTTTTATAAGCAATGGAGAATTATTTcaagtattaaaaatgatgGTTGGTAATAACTTGAAAGATACACAGTTACAACAAATTGttgataaaacaatattatttgctgATAAAGATGAAGATGGTAAAATtagtttcgaagaattttgttct gtTGTTGGTAATACAGATATTCATAAGAAAATGGTGGTTgatgtttaa
- the LOC107995940 gene encoding aurora kinase B: MTHMEAFKLPSNVPSDYKDIVLDTLYKMEEHVEARGLRYQWNLDDFEIGAPLGRGKFGRVYLAREKTTHYMVALKTLYKVELMKGRVEKQVMREIEIQTHLRHPHILQMLTYFHDHKRIYLVLEFAARGELYKELKRQPNERFNEHLSAKYTYQVADALEYCHKNNVIHRDIKPENLLLTYEGNIKLADFGWSVHAPSSKRNTLCGTLDYLPPEMVSGQTYDIYVDHWCLGILCYEFLVGRPPFLSDSQQETYAKIKTLNIHWPEQITPGAKDLISKLIKRKSSERISMAAVKKHFWILKYKDAY, translated from the exons atgactCATATGGAAGCATTTAAACTTCCATCTAATGTTCCATCTGATTATAAGGATATTGTACTTGATACTTTGTATAAAATGGAAGAACATGTTGAAGCTAGAGGATTAAg atatcaaTGGAATTtagatgattttgaaattggtGCACCTCTAGGCAGAGGTAAATTTGGACGTGTTTATTTGGCCAGAGAAAAAACTACACATTATATGGTTGCATTGAAGACTTTATATAAAGTAGAGTTAATGAAAGGACGTGTAGAGAAACAAGTGATgcgtgaaattgaaattcaaactcATTTaag gcATCCTCATATTCTTCAAATGTTAACATATTTTCATGACCATAAACGTATTTATCTTGTATTAGAATTTGCAGCTAGAGGAGAATTATATAAGGAATTAAAACGACAGCCTAACGAAAGATTTAATGAACACTT atCTGCTAAGTATACTTATCAAGTGGCAGATGCTTTAGAATACtgtcataaaaataatgtgaTTCACAGAGATATAAAACCAGAGAATTTACTACTTACTTATGAAGGTAATATAAAGTTAGCAGATTTTGGCTGGTCTGTTCATGCACCATCATCTAa aaGAAATACATTATGTGGAACATTAGATTATTTACCTCCAGAAATGGTATCAGGACaaacatatgatatatatgttgATCATTGGTGTTTAGGTATTCTTTGTTATGAATTTCTTGTTGGTAGACCACCTTTTCTTAGTGATTCACAGCAAGAAACttatgcaaaaataaagacattaaatatacattggcCAGAACAAATTACACCAGGAGCTAAAGATTTGATATCAAaa ttaattaaacgaaaaagttCAGAAAGAATTTCTATGGCTGctgtaaaaaaacatttttggatattaaaatacaaagatgcatattaa